The following are encoded together in the Thermococcus sibiricus MM 739 genome:
- the topA gene encoding DNA topoisomerase I: protein MTTLIIAEKPNVAKKIAYALAERKPIRKTIGKVPYYELTRDGKKIIVAPAVGHLFSLAPKERTYGYPVFDIDWVPVYLAEKGKSYTKDYIKALKELAKQADEFVIACDYDTEGEVIGYTALKYACGVEPSKAKRMKFSALTKQDLLRAWYNLEPTINFGMADAGITRHILDWYWGVNLSRALSSAIRKSSGKWHVLSTGRVQGPTLKFLVDREKEIENFVPTPYWVIKMILEKNGEQYTANYEKDRILNEEEAKRIVEEAKKGPAFVEKIEITQQKRSPPYPFDLGTLQRESYSAFGYSPKKTLEIAQKLYEKGYCLHPDSLIPTPKGVKKIEELPKEGEVFALDFDLKLSRARYRLLERDADELMYKVTLSDRTELYLTGDHPVLAYRDDRLIFVPAEELKDDDQVVLLINPWKFQSASETPKLFDFILKNASSMKDYILYDQSFGSVIRNRIKKAGLKVEILWKFKIKEPTYYKYLRGKMPVPVFKFLIERGVISKEEAREVFKGFSYSTSLSAVSFEFNEDFWYLYGFVVGDCHLDKRGQITIGARDRTEETIMAIQEVANSIGVRFAYDSRYKIIRLGSKSLVRLFELLGCPYGNKMKIFEIPGEVMAKPGWMASFLAGYYDADSHIGTKSTGGRKSLSPQIVLTSKNRRAIYTVKLMWQLLGVGTYLWERKDKNGNLMAYELKVYSRDSLKFYEIMKDHLRVKRCDLEKVRNAAIRKRKSYSHHYSVLKVTDWNGKLKSNKKLWKEFDISNQTAHGRGISLDKLRRIRDYLTDEDLRRIATGDVYILGIKSIEKFHYCGKVYDLVVEDYHNFIANGVVVHNCSYPRTSSQKLPKNLNFRSIIQNLAKIPEYKPHAHELLGKGILKPVEGKKDDPAHPAIYPTGEVPKPGDLNKDEQNLYDLIVRRFLAAFAEPAIRESMKIIINSNKHHFILNGSRTIKEGWLKIYGKYVKFDEVILPKFEKGEKVNVIQIKKEKKKTKPPARYSPASIIKKMEDLGIGTKATRAQILETLYSRGYIEGKKKIKVTPLGIKVIEALENNVPDIISVELTREFEQKMEEIMARKLKKERVIEESKTALIKVLKEFKNKEGEIGKKLLETFLENEKNKKSKRKNVKELKPEEEKVIQVEADFENKGKEKIIVGSCPKCGGDLVVRYNRRTGKRFVGCSNWPNCNVTYPLLQRGQIIPTGKTCSECGNAPIIKIKERNREYEVCLDMNCNKNRKKK from the coding sequence TAATAATCGCAGAGAAACCCAATGTTGCCAAGAAAATTGCATATGCACTTGCTGAACGGAAACCAATTCGAAAAACAATTGGAAAAGTGCCCTATTATGAGCTTACTCGAGACGGGAAGAAAATAATAGTTGCTCCTGCAGTGGGCCATCTTTTTTCTCTCGCTCCAAAAGAGAGAACTTATGGATATCCTGTCTTTGATATTGATTGGGTACCAGTTTATTTAGCAGAGAAAGGGAAAAGCTATACAAAGGATTACATAAAAGCCCTCAAAGAACTAGCCAAACAAGCAGATGAGTTTGTGATTGCATGTGATTATGATACAGAGGGTGAAGTGATCGGTTACACCGCATTAAAGTATGCGTGTGGGGTTGAACCCTCAAAAGCAAAAAGGATGAAGTTTTCTGCTCTAACCAAACAAGACCTTCTAAGAGCTTGGTATAATCTCGAGCCCACAATAAACTTCGGAATGGCTGATGCAGGGATAACTAGACATATTTTAGATTGGTACTGGGGTGTAAACCTGTCAAGGGCCTTAAGTTCTGCTATACGGAAGAGCAGTGGGAAATGGCATGTTCTCTCTACCGGTAGAGTCCAGGGCCCTACTCTCAAATTTTTAGTGGATAGAGAAAAGGAAATCGAAAACTTTGTCCCCACTCCTTACTGGGTCATAAAAATGATTCTCGAAAAAAATGGGGAACAATATACTGCAAATTATGAAAAAGATCGTATTCTAAACGAAGAAGAAGCCAAAAGAATTGTTGAAGAGGCTAAAAAAGGCCCTGCCTTTGTAGAGAAAATTGAGATTACTCAACAAAAGAGAAGCCCTCCATATCCATTTGACCTAGGGACCCTTCAAAGAGAGTCCTATTCCGCCTTTGGTTATAGCCCCAAAAAAACATTAGAGATAGCACAGAAGCTCTATGAGAAAGGTTACTGCCTTCACCCAGATTCGCTCATACCAACTCCCAAGGGAGTGAAAAAAATCGAAGAGCTACCCAAGGAAGGTGAAGTCTTCGCCCTTGACTTTGACCTCAAGTTGTCAAGGGCACGATACAGGCTACTCGAAAGGGATGCAGACGAGCTCATGTATAAGGTTACCCTTAGCGATAGAACTGAGCTTTATCTAACAGGGGATCATCCAGTTCTGGCTTATCGGGATGACAGGCTAATATTCGTGCCCGCTGAGGAACTCAAAGATGATGACCAGGTAGTGCTTCTCATAAACCCTTGGAAGTTCCAGAGTGCGAGCGAAACTCCAAAGCTGTTTGATTTTATCCTCAAAAACGCCTCCTCCATGAAGGATTACATTCTCTATGATCAATCATTTGGTTCCGTTATAAGGAATAGGATAAAGAAAGCTGGATTGAAAGTGGAAATCCTGTGGAAGTTCAAAATTAAGGAACCTACATATTACAAATATCTCAGAGGCAAAATGCCAGTTCCTGTATTTAAGTTCCTTATAGAGAGAGGGGTAATCTCAAAGGAAGAAGCGAGAGAAGTTTTTAAAGGATTCTCATACAGTACCTCATTATCTGCGGTTTCGTTTGAGTTCAATGAAGACTTCTGGTACTTGTATGGCTTTGTAGTTGGGGACTGCCATCTTGATAAAAGGGGTCAGATAACAATAGGCGCCAGGGATAGAACAGAAGAAACTATAATGGCTATTCAGGAAGTTGCGAATTCTATAGGTGTTCGATTTGCTTATGATTCAAGATACAAGATAATACGCCTCGGTAGCAAGTCTCTGGTGAGACTGTTTGAACTCCTTGGCTGTCCATATGGAAACAAAATGAAAATATTTGAGATTCCCGGTGAGGTAATGGCAAAACCCGGATGGATGGCTTCGTTCTTAGCTGGCTACTACGATGCTGATAGTCACATTGGAACCAAGTCAACAGGCGGTAGAAAATCACTGTCTCCTCAAATCGTTTTAACCTCTAAGAACAGAAGAGCAATATACACAGTTAAACTCATGTGGCAGTTGCTCGGTGTTGGCACCTATCTGTGGGAGAGAAAAGACAAAAATGGGAATCTCATGGCCTACGAGCTTAAAGTGTATTCGCGGGATTCTCTCAAGTTCTATGAGATTATGAAGGACCACCTACGAGTGAAAAGGTGTGATTTGGAAAAGGTTCGAAATGCTGCGATCAGGAAGAGAAAATCTTATTCCCATCACTACAGTGTGCTGAAGGTTACAGACTGGAATGGCAAGCTAAAGAGCAATAAAAAGCTTTGGAAAGAGTTTGACATTTCCAACCAAACAGCTCACGGGAGGGGGATAAGTCTCGACAAGCTCAGAAGGATCAGAGATTACCTGACCGATGAAGACCTCCGCAGGATTGCCACGGGGGACGTTTACATTCTTGGGATAAAGTCCATCGAGAAGTTTCACTATTGTGGTAAGGTCTACGACCTTGTCGTTGAGGATTATCATAACTTCATCGCCAATGGTGTCGTCGTTCACAACTGTTCCTATCCGAGGACAAGCTCTCAAAAGCTCCCAAAGAACCTAAACTTCCGCTCTATAATCCAAAACCTGGCAAAAATTCCAGAGTATAAACCTCACGCTCATGAGCTCTTAGGAAAAGGAATTTTAAAACCAGTTGAAGGCAAGAAAGATGACCCTGCCCATCCAGCCATATACCCAACAGGTGAAGTACCAAAGCCAGGAGACTTAAACAAAGACGAACAAAATCTCTATGATTTGATTGTTAGACGATTTCTTGCAGCATTTGCAGAACCAGCGATTAGAGAGAGTATGAAGATTATTATAAATTCAAACAAGCATCATTTCATTCTTAACGGCTCAAGAACAATTAAAGAGGGATGGCTTAAGATTTATGGAAAATATGTAAAGTTTGATGAAGTTATTCTCCCAAAATTTGAGAAAGGAGAAAAAGTGAATGTCATTCAGATAAAAAAAGAGAAAAAGAAAACCAAACCTCCTGCAAGGTATTCTCCTGCTAGCATTATTAAAAAAATGGAAGACTTGGGAATCGGAACAAAAGCAACAAGAGCTCAGATTCTGGAAACTCTTTACTCCAGAGGATACATAGAGGGGAAAAAGAAAATAAAAGTCACTCCTCTTGGTATAAAAGTCATTGAGGCCCTAGAAAATAATGTCCCAGATATCATAAGTGTTGAACTTACAAGGGAATTTGAACAAAAAATGGAAGAGATTATGGCAAGAAAACTAAAAAAAGAGAGGGTAATTGAAGAATCAAAAACAGCCCTAATCAAAGTACTAAAAGAGTTCAAAAACAAAGAAGGTGAGATCGGAAAGAAACTCCTTGAAACTTTCCTCGAAAATGAGAAAAACAAGAAGAGCAAAAGAAAGAATGTAAAAGAACTAAAGCCAGAGGAAGAAAAAGTCATACAAGTGGAAGCGGATTTTGAGAACAAAGGAAAAGAGAAGATAATAGTGGGGAGCTGTCCCAAGTGTGGAGGGGATCTGGTTGTTAGATATAACAGGAGAACTGGAAAAAGGTTTGTAGGCTGTTCTAATTGGCCAAATTGTAATGTGACATACCCCTTACTTCAAAGGGGGCAGATAATACCAACTGGAAAAACTTGTTCAGAATGTGGAAATGCACCAATAATAAAAATCAAGGAACGTAATAGGGAATATGAAGTCTGTCTTGATATGAACTGCAACAAAAATAGGAAAAAGAAATGA
- a CDS encoding geranylgeranyl reductase family protein, with protein MKYDVVVVGAGIAGPIVARNVAKEGHSVLLIDKKPAIGAPKQCAEGINIGVFEKHNIPYDKRFINREIYGARLYSPSGYTLEMRYSRVSGVILERKVFDKMLAFYAARAGADVLPRTEATDVIREDGKIIGIKAKKEGEPIEIRADILVAADGVESTIARKAGINTYAPPHEFDSAYEYEMLIEGFDPDLIHLWFGNNVAPRGYVWVFPKDEDRANVGVGINSDNPMTAKYYLDKWLKENNIPFKKILEVNVGVIPVGGFLKELVKNNVLVVGDAARQVNPMHGGGMAEAMEAGAIASKWIVEALKEENFELLKNYTTEWWEKDGKRLERVLRVRKVVEHLTDEDLDVFIQTLSGIDAEKIAGGRYSEVIKTLLKHPKVLMSPRRIALLKELL; from the coding sequence ATGAAATACGATGTAGTAGTGGTTGGTGCAGGAATAGCAGGGCCCATTGTAGCGAGAAACGTTGCTAAAGAAGGGCACTCCGTTCTTCTTATAGATAAAAAACCCGCTATAGGTGCACCAAAACAGTGTGCTGAGGGCATTAATATAGGTGTGTTTGAAAAACATAACATTCCCTATGATAAGCGTTTCATTAATCGTGAAATTTATGGGGCACGTCTTTACTCTCCAAGCGGTTATACTCTTGAAATGAGGTACAGTAGAGTTAGTGGGGTTATCCTAGAACGGAAGGTTTTCGACAAGATGCTTGCATTCTACGCTGCGAGGGCTGGAGCAGACGTACTTCCCAGAACTGAGGCAACTGATGTTATAAGAGAAGATGGGAAAATAATTGGGATAAAGGCTAAGAAGGAAGGGGAACCAATAGAGATACGTGCAGATATATTAGTAGCAGCCGATGGTGTTGAAAGCACTATAGCCAGAAAGGCAGGGATTAACACTTATGCTCCTCCGCATGAGTTTGATTCTGCTTATGAATATGAAATGCTTATAGAAGGGTTTGATCCTGATTTAATTCACCTTTGGTTTGGAAATAATGTGGCTCCTAGAGGATACGTATGGGTATTTCCAAAGGACGAAGATAGAGCAAACGTTGGTGTTGGAATCAATTCTGACAACCCAATGACTGCAAAATACTACCTTGACAAGTGGCTTAAAGAGAATAACATACCATTCAAGAAAATCCTTGAAGTAAACGTTGGAGTCATTCCAGTTGGAGGCTTCTTGAAGGAACTTGTCAAAAACAATGTTTTAGTAGTAGGAGATGCAGCAAGACAGGTAAATCCAATGCATGGTGGGGGCATGGCGGAGGCTATGGAAGCCGGAGCAATAGCAAGCAAATGGATAGTTGAGGCTCTAAAAGAAGAAAACTTTGAGCTTCTAAAGAACTATACCACAGAATGGTGGGAAAAAGATGGAAAACGTCTTGAGCGCGTTTTAAGAGTTAGAAAGGTGGTAGAACACCTAACAGATGAAGATCTAGACGTTTTTATACAAACACTCAGTGGTATAGATGCGGAGAAAATTGCAGGAGGCCGCTACTCGGAGGTCATTAAAACACTGCTTAAACACCCAAAAGTGTTAATGAGTCCAAGAAGAATTGCACTTCTTAAAGAGCTTCTCTAA
- a CDS encoding DUF362 domain-containing protein, with amino-acid sequence MTEKIRIIVNEDKCYLCGGCAGVCPSLAIKVSSSKWEFFQDKCISCRICVTACPVGALEAEVVEGKT; translated from the coding sequence ATGACAGAGAAGATTAGAATCATTGTAAATGAGGATAAGTGCTACCTATGTGGGGGATGTGCGGGGGTCTGCCCTTCACTTGCAATAAAAGTAAGCTCTTCCAAATGGGAGTTCTTTCAAGATAAATGTATTTCATGCAGAATATGTGTAACAGCATGTCCCGTTGGAGCATTAGAAGCTGAAGTAGTGGAGGGGAAAACATGA
- the surR gene encoding sulfur metabolism transcriptional regulator SurR: MSEPDIFYILGNKVRRDLLSHLTCTECYFSLLSSKVNVSSTAVSRHLKIMERERVLKSYEKEEGFIGPTRKYYSIAVSKTFLVTITPNIFWYKGLDLDEPEKLEKLEIKLNELEKFPQDLHSMIKAFINANKKLEQVIEALKNIESYRNNLMKNLKDKYLKEVGDMTQLAILHYLLLYDTATVEDLSDVLNLKEREVREKVEELSKVVPIIIKKNIIKIDKEAL, translated from the coding sequence ATGTCTGAACCAGATATATTTTACATCTTGGGCAACAAGGTGAGGAGGGACTTGCTCAGTCACTTAACATGTACGGAGTGCTATTTCAGCTTGCTCAGTAGCAAGGTTAATGTTTCTTCCACAGCAGTTTCAAGACACTTAAAAATCATGGAGAGAGAAAGAGTTCTAAAATCTTATGAAAAAGAAGAAGGGTTTATTGGTCCCACACGAAAATATTATTCTATAGCAGTATCCAAAACCTTCCTAGTAACAATCACCCCAAATATTTTTTGGTATAAGGGACTTGACTTAGATGAACCAGAGAAACTTGAGAAATTAGAAATTAAACTCAATGAGCTTGAAAAGTTTCCACAGGATCTTCATTCTATGATAAAGGCGTTCATTAATGCAAACAAAAAACTCGAACAGGTTATTGAAGCTTTGAAAAATATTGAAAGCTATAGAAATAACCTTATGAAAAACCTTAAGGATAAATATCTAAAAGAAGTGGGGGACATGACACAGCTTGCAATCCTCCATTATCTTTTGCTTTACGACACTGCGACTGTTGAGGATCTAAGCGATGTATTAAACCTCAAAGAAAGAGAGGTAAGAGAAAAAGTTGAAGAACTCTCTAAGGTAGTACCGATAATCATAAAAAAGAATATAATTAAGATTGACAAAGAAGCGCTATAA
- the pdo gene encoding protein disulfide oxidoreductase: MALISDGDKKIIKEEFFSKLVNPVKLLVFIGKDHCQYCDQLKQLVEEISELSDLVTYELHDFDSEKELAEKYRIDIAPAVVMTQNGKDLGVRYFGLPAGHEFGSFLEDIVDVSKGETDLSEETKEALKEINKDVQIYVFVTPTCPYCPMAVRMAHKFAIEHALAGNDRILGDMIEAIEFPELAEQYGVMAVPKVVIKVNGEDKISFEGAYPEKMFLEKLLEALE; encoded by the coding sequence ATGGCACTCATTAGTGATGGAGATAAGAAGATAATTAAGGAGGAATTCTTTTCAAAGCTTGTTAATCCAGTTAAACTACTGGTATTCATAGGAAAAGACCACTGCCAATACTGTGATCAACTAAAACAGCTTGTTGAAGAGATAAGTGAGTTAAGCGATCTTGTAACATACGAACTTCATGACTTTGACAGTGAAAAAGAATTAGCAGAAAAGTACAGAATAGACATTGCTCCTGCAGTTGTAATGACACAAAATGGAAAGGATCTTGGCGTCAGGTATTTCGGGCTTCCTGCCGGCCATGAGTTTGGATCCTTCCTTGAGGATATCGTGGACGTTTCAAAAGGTGAGACTGATCTTTCAGAAGAAACCAAAGAAGCCCTTAAAGAAATAAACAAGGATGTGCAGATCTACGTTTTCGTTACTCCAACATGTCCATACTGTCCAATGGCAGTAAGAATGGCACACAAATTTGCAATTGAGCATGCCCTTGCTGGCAATGACAGAATACTTGGTGACATGATAGAGGCCATTGAATTTCCCGAGCTTGCCGAGCAATATGGAGTTATGGCAGTGCCAAAAGTTGTTATCAAAGTAAATGGTGAGGACAAAATCTCATTTGAAGGGGCCTATCCCGAGAAAATGTTCCTCGAAAAGCTTCTTGAAGCTCTCGAATGA